A stretch of DNA from Cyanobium sp. AMD-g:
CCGGCGAGGCCCTGCAGCGTCTCGGGGTCACCACCAGCCGCACCCTGTCGCTGATCGAAACCGGCGAAGATCTCTGGCGCGGTGACGAGCCCTCCCCCACCCGCAGTGCGGTGATGGTGCGGCTGGCCCGCACCCACCTGCGCTTCGGCACCTGCGAGCGGTTGCAGTTTCGGCGCCAGCCGGCCCAGCTGGAGCGGCTGCTGCGCCATGTGGTGGCCACCCACTATTCCCATCTGCAGGCCATCCACAGCAGTGGCGACCAGCTGCTGCTGGCCTTCTACGGCGAGCTGGTGCAGCGGGTGGCGCGGCTGGCGGCCGAATGGATGGCGGCGGGCTTCACCCACGGGGTGCTCAACACCGACAACATGTCGCTGGCCGGCGAGAGCTTCGACTACGGCCCCTTCGCCTTCCTCGAGACCTGGGATCCGGGCTTCACCGCCGCCTATTTCGACCGCGACGGCCTCTACGCCTACGGTCGCCAGCCGCTCGTCTGCGAGCACAACCTGCGGCGGCTGCAGGAGCCCCTGGCCATGCTGCTGCCCCGGGGGCCCCTGGAGGCGGCGCTGGAGCCGTTCGGCGAGATCCACGCCGCCCACTACCGCCGCTGCCTGCTCCGCCGCCTCGGCTTCGCCGCCGCCGCCCCCGTCGAGGCGGCCGCCAATCTTCCCGATCCGGTGCCCCCCACCCTGCGGCTGCTGGCCGGCTGGCCCGTGGCCTATGGCCGTTTCTTCGCCGCCCTGGCGGAGCGCGTCCGGGCGGGCGGGTTGCCGGCCACGGCCGATGACCTGGGGCCTTTCGTGGCCGAGGCCCCGGCGCCGCCACGGGCCGAATGGCTCGCCTGGCGGGACGCCTGGTGGCAATGGAGTCATGCCGCGCGCCCTGACCCCGGCAGCACCGCTGAGGCCGCCATCAGCGCTTGCCTGCAGCGCTGGAACCAGCCGGAAACGCCGATCCGGCCGGTGATCGAGCGGATCTGGGCCGCCATCGATGAACGGGACGACTGGACGCCGCTGCAGCAGTGGCTGGCCCGGACGGTGTGATCGGTGCGGGTCCGCCGACGGGGGAGACGGCCCGTGTCAGGGGCTACAGCCCACCGGGGCGGCGTCTTCTACAACACCGCGAAGCCCAGGCTTTTCCCATCGCAGCGATGCCATGACCTCCGAACAGGCTGCCCAGCTCATCGACAACACGCTCGATCTGGTGCATCAGCGCCTGCTGGATCTGGAGTCGCAATCGCTCGACCACGAGCACCGGGCCCTGGCGGCGGAGTTCCGCGAATGGCGCCAGCCCGCCGGAGGCCATATCGACCTGATGGTGTTTCCGGGGCTGGCGGAGTCCTGAGCTCCCGGCCGGCGACACGTCAGACCAATGGCGACGGTGCGGGGTGCCAGATCCCCAGCGGGTCGGCGGCCAGGGCCAACGGTGTCTCACTGATGCTGGCTGGCATCCACCCCGCCAGTGGCGACGTCTCCAGGGTGGCGAGGACATCGATTCCGCTTCCCGCGTCGAGGTCCATCGAGCGGATCGGAGACGGGTCGTCGTTGGTGGCGAGTGCAGGCCCCGCTCCGATGATGGGATCCACCTCCAGGGCCTTGGCCCGTGATCCCGCAGCACTGGAGGTGGTGCTGAAGGCCAGCTGATCCACGTAGAGGGTGTTGCGGAACTGGGCCTTGCTGGTGCTGTTCGTATCGATCGCCCGCACCAGCGCCGTGCCGTTCAGCGGGCTGGCGAACGTATAGGAGAAACGGCTCTCGGTGGTGTTCGACACGGTGAAGGCCGTGGTCCATTGACTGCCGTTGTTGGTGGAGACCTGGATGCTGAAGTTGTCGTTGACCGTATTGGCGGTCCGATAGCCTTCGAAAATCAGGGATCTGGCATTGATGAGTTTGTCGAAGGTCCACTGATAGGCATTGAGGTCGCTGGCGATCTGTCCTCTCTTCAGGCCGATGGTGCCTTCGGTGATCGCCAGCCGTTGATCGTCGCTGCCATGGATGTTGGTGAGGGATCCGCTGACGCCGGGGGCGGTGATGTAGGCCTGGGCCGTTAGTGCGCCGCTGCTGGCCGTGTACAGGGTGGGGGCGGCAGCCACGTCATTGTCCAGGTTCTGCGCCGCCACGGAGGTGGTCTGCAGCTGGTTGAAGGCGGCATCGGTGCTGCTCGTGCTCAGGGTGATCCCGTAGTTCACGGTGCCGTCCACCACCCCGTCATCCACCCCCTGGATGGTGACGGTCTGCGCCGTCGACCAGTTGCTGGCGGTGAACACGAGGCGTGTGGTGAGGGGCACGCCCTCCGCCGTGTTGGAGCTGGCCAGCGTGACGATCACATCCTGCAGCGGGGCACGGGAAAGACTCAGCTGGAAGGTGGCACTGCCGCCGCTTTCGCTGGTCGACAGGGTGCCGGTGGGTTGCACCACCAGCGCCGCGGCTGGGGGCGTCACCGTGGTGGGGGTGGTGGTGGTCGTTGTGGTCGTGGTTGTGGTGACCTGCTGGACGCTGCCGGAGAGCATGTACTGCCCGAGGCTGCCGTAGTCGGTGGAGCCGGAGGGGGTGATAGCGAGGGGGTTGCCGGAGCCGACGCCATCGATGCCGAGGAAGTAGGTCCCGGCTTCGAGATTGATGGAAAAGCTGGCGGTGGTGAGATCGGCGGGATTGAAGGTCTGCAGCAGGGAGCCGTTGGCCCGATAGAGGCTGGCGGCGATGTCGAGATTGGGCCCCAGGGCAGCGAGGTACTGGGTGATGGTGCTGCCGGCGGTGCCGATGAAGGCCCTGGAGGCGTTGACGATGTCGAAGCTCACCAGGCCGGCGCCGGTGTCGAAGCGGAACAGGTCGACGTCGGTGTTCCTCTCGATGACCCCGAAGCTGCTGAAGGTGAGTCCGCCCAGGGCCGTGGCCGCGGCGAACGTATTGCCGTGGTCGTCGGCGGCGTAGGAGAAACCGTTGCTGCCGGTGATGACGGCCAGGTCGTCCTGGGTGTTGTTGGCGCCGGCGTAGTCGCCTTTGCTCCACTGGGTGAGAGTTTCGTCGTCGCCCAGCCAGGGAGCACCCATGAGGGTGCCCCAACTGGTGGGCCCGGTGCCGCCATGGCCGCCGTAGTACTCGGTGGCGCTGGAGCCGTCATGGGTGAGGCCGAGGCTGTGGCCCACCTCATGGGAGGCGGTGGCAGCGGCGGTGTAACTGCCCCGGTTGAAGACCAGGGCGACGTCATCGGTGCTCCAGTTGAAGCTGTTGTAATAGGCGGTACCGCCGCCACCGGCATTGGTGATGGCCCTGCCGGTGACCAGGTTGAGGTTGCTGGTGAAGGCAACGCGGATGCCCCAGCGATCGTCGCCGGTGCCGGACTTGCTGAGGTTGGCGCTGCCCGGGTCCTGGGTGGTGACGTTGATGTTGAAGGGAGCGAAATCTTCTGCCACCTGTTGCCAGATGCGCTGGATCTCCGTCAAGGCGGCGGAGTCGAAGGAGGAATAGAAGGAGCCGAGGCTGAGGGCGCCACCGTTTTCCCAGGGAGTGGAGCTGATGCTGAAACCATCGAAGTCGAGGAAGATCGACTTCGTGGCGAGGGGGTTGCTGTGGAGCTGGAAGGTCTGGCTCAGATCCACCGAGCCGGCCAGGGTGACCAGTCCGCCGAGGACGGTGGGGGCCTGAGCAGTGGCGCTCGAGCTGGCCGGGTCGGTGTCGATGGCGAGCTGGCTGCAGTCCTTGCAGAGGCAGCAGCTATCCCCTGAGGCGGTTGCGGTGGCAGCAACGTTGGCGAAGGAATCGCCCAGCACCTGATGGCTGCTCAGGGCGACGCTCGTGGAGGATTCGATGCGGGCGCTGGATTGGAAATGGGGGCCTTGAGCCTTCGGAGCCAGCGCGCTGCCGGCGATGGCGCCTCCGCTGGTCGATCCACCTGGGGAAGGGAGGGCCGTCGTCGGCGCAAGCCCCTCCATCGGGAGGGCGAGCAGGTTGCTGCTCCCATGGAATGGCGTGTTGCCGCGACTCGGAACGAAATAATCGGACGAGCGCCTTGTTTGACCAGACCAATCGGGAAAGA
This window harbors:
- a CDS encoding YdiU family protein; amino-acid sequence: MSAHPNPLLGLPFEGAIEDLGPEYWDVVESAAFPLTRLRFRNDPLLHQLGLDPGGVSDDDLEAAYGRFEGRAPLLALRYHGHQFGTYNPLLGDGRGFLYGQLRDRHGQLQDLGTKGSGTTPWSRGGDGRLTLKGGVREVIAGEALQRLGVTTSRTLSLIETGEDLWRGDEPSPTRSAVMVRLARTHLRFGTCERLQFRRQPAQLERLLRHVVATHYSHLQAIHSSGDQLLLAFYGELVQRVARLAAEWMAAGFTHGVLNTDNMSLAGESFDYGPFAFLETWDPGFTAAYFDRDGLYAYGRQPLVCEHNLRRLQEPLAMLLPRGPLEAALEPFGEIHAAHYRRCLLRRLGFAAAAPVEAAANLPDPVPPTLRLLAGWPVAYGRFFAALAERVRAGGLPATADDLGPFVAEAPAPPRAEWLAWRDAWWQWSHAARPDPGSTAEAAISACLQRWNQPETPIRPVIERIWAAIDERDDWTPLQQWLARTV
- a CDS encoding zinc-dependent metalloprotease family protein; its protein translation is MEGLAPTTALPSPGGSTSGGAIAGSALAPKAQGPHFQSSARIESSTSVALSSHQVLGDSFANVAATATASGDSCCLCKDCSQLAIDTDPASSSATAQAPTVLGGLVTLAGSVDLSQTFQLHSNPLATKSIFLDFDGFSISSTPWENGGALSLGSFYSSFDSAALTEIQRIWQQVAEDFAPFNINVTTQDPGSANLSKSGTGDDRWGIRVAFTSNLNLVTGRAITNAGGGGTAYYNSFNWSTDDVALVFNRGSYTAAATASHEVGHSLGLTHDGSSATEYYGGHGGTGPTSWGTLMGAPWLGDDETLTQWSKGDYAGANNTQDDLAVITGSNGFSYAADDHGNTFAAATALGGLTFSSFGVIERNTDVDLFRFDTGAGLVSFDIVNASRAFIGTAGSTITQYLAALGPNLDIAASLYRANGSLLQTFNPADLTTASFSINLEAGTYFLGIDGVGSGNPLAITPSGSTDYGSLGQYMLSGSVQQVTTTTTTTTTTTPTTVTPPAAALVVQPTGTLSTSESGGSATFQLSLSRAPLQDVIVTLASSNTAEGVPLTTRLVFTASNWSTAQTVTIQGVDDGVVDGTVNYGITLSTSSTDAAFNQLQTTSVAAQNLDNDVAAAPTLYTASSGALTAQAYITAPGVSGSLTNIHGSDDQRLAITEGTIGLKRGQIASDLNAYQWTFDKLINARSLIFEGYRTANTVNDNFSIQVSTNNGSQWTTAFTVSNTTESRFSYTFASPLNGTALVRAIDTNSTSKAQFRNTLYVDQLAFSTTSSAAGSRAKALEVDPIIGAGPALATNDDPSPIRSMDLDAGSGIDVLATLETSPLAGWMPASISETPLALAADPLGIWHPAPSPLV